CCAGTCGGGTTGCAATCTCATTATAGCCTCCAATTTGAAAAGTTTGTTGTATGCCGCCTGCTAACATACCGGTTGATAGGAATATCGTAACTATCCAATAGATAATTTTGTTTCTTTTATTCATTTCTGTTTTATTTCAGTTGGTTAACAATATTTTGAAGTCTGTCATGTGCCATGCTTAAACCTTTAGCAAAAGGCATTTCTAAAAGTTGATTGCGATATTCTACTGATTTGAATATTTGTTGGATGGTTAATTTGCTTTTGTCATTAGCGATGGTTTCAAAGGTCAAAAATTCTAATTGAACCGGGAACGGACTATTTTCCATTTTAAAAGTTCTGGTTATTTTTTCATTTGGTACAAATTCCAGGATTACACCATTTGCTGAAAATACTACTTGTCCGTCGTGATAAGTTTCAAACTTCCAGCTTCCATGTTCGTGGTTTTCCAGCTTCACTACTTTTGTGCCCATCCATTGTTCTACAATATCGGCATCTTCATAGGCTTTAAATAGTAGTTCTATAGGCAGGTCGAATTCTCTTGTGATAAATAACTCTTGTTTATTGTCTTCGGCTTTAATTTTTGTTTTTAGTTCCATTGTTTTCTAGTGTTTATGGTTTTTCATTATTGATTCTAATTTATTGAAACGATCGTCCCACATTTTGCGGAATGGTTCGATAAAATCAGCTATTTCTTTCATTTTTATTGGATTAAGGTGATAAAGAATTTCTCTGCCATTTTGCTCTGGTTTTAAAAGTTCGCACTCACTTAAAATCTGGAGATGTTTGGAAACTGTAGGTCTAGCAGTATCAAAGTTAGAAGCAATAGCTCCTGCAGTCATTGATTGGGTTGCTACTAAAAGAAGAATAGCTCTTCTTGTCGGATCAGCGATAGCCTGAAATACGTCTCGTCTTAAATTCATTATGTAGTCATTTGACTACTAATATATGTGTAGTTATTTAACTACGCAATTTTTTTTAAAAGAATTTGATTTTCATGTATTTGCAGGGAAGGATTTGAGGCTTAAGACGTTAATCTTTTGCTGTCTTCTGATCACTTAAGGTTTAAATCATAAGGGTAAATGAGTAGTTCAATATGCTTTTCAACATATCGAACTACTAAAACAGAACCCATTTATATTTCCAAATCACCTTCTCTGCCCACATCGTTTGCTTCGCCAAGAAATCCGGATAATGCAATTTGGGCAAGTGTAATCAGATGACCATTTTTACTTTCCCAATAGTGAGCTTCGGAGGGTATAAGTTTAATTAGCGTAATATTGGGATCTTCTTTGCTCTCAAACCAGGTATTGAAACTAGAATCCCATAATTTATCTAATTTGTTCTGGTCGATAATGATTTCTGAAATACCATATACGCTTAAGAAATTACTATAGGTAGATCCCTGAAAGAAAAGATGGGTAAAAGGATCTTGCTCTATATCCTTATTTTTGGTACTATCTTTTTTACTGATAAACCAGATATTTCCGCGATCGTCTACTTCCAAAGCGGTCATGGGAATAGCGTTGGCTGGAATTCCGGTTTTTATTCCTGTACAAAAGAAACAGGTTTTTGCTTTTTCAACTAAGGTGTTCAGCTTTTCAATGGCTTCCTGTCCTTTTAAGTTCTCAACTGAAGAATCATGATTGTTTTCCATAATAAATAGTGTTTGTAGAAATAATTCTCGTACAAACATTATTCCATTCGGTTGTAGACTTGACCAATCATTTAGAGTTAAAAACTAAACATTATTTAGCCCATTCAATATCCTTTTTTAGCAAATTTAATGTA
This genomic interval from Pseudopedobacter saltans DSM 12145 contains the following:
- a CDS encoding SRPBCC family protein; this encodes MELKTKIKAEDNKQELFITREFDLPIELLFKAYEDADIVEQWMGTKVVKLENHEHGSWKFETYHDGQVVFSANGVILEFVPNEKITRTFKMENSPFPVQLEFLTFETIANDKSKLTIQQIFKSVEYRNQLLEMPFAKGLSMAHDRLQNIVNQLK
- a CDS encoding ArsR/SmtB family transcription factor, whose product is MNLRRDVFQAIADPTRRAILLLVATQSMTAGAIASNFDTARPTVSKHLQILSECELLKPEQNGREILYHLNPIKMKEIADFIEPFRKMWDDRFNKLESIMKNHKH
- a CDS encoding pyridoxamine 5'-phosphate oxidase family protein, coding for MENNHDSSVENLKGQEAIEKLNTLVEKAKTCFFCTGIKTGIPANAIPMTALEVDDRGNIWFISKKDSTKNKDIEQDPFTHLFFQGSTYSNFLSVYGISEIIIDQNKLDKLWDSSFNTWFESKEDPNITLIKLIPSEAHYWESKNGHLITLAQIALSGFLGEANDVGREGDLEI